The sequence AGCTCGTACATTTCCGCGGACTTATGAGACATGAGCATCACCTCTTTCCCTTATATTTTCTCGCCGAAGGGCATAGAAAAGGGAAATTTATAAAGGTTTGGAGGTTACTTTGCAGTCGCTACAATCTTGATTATGTCGTTAAACTGCAGTTCATAATCCTCTCCGACGCGTTTCTTTGTCCTGGCGTTCACAGCGTAGAGGAACGTCCTCCCGAGGTCGGTGTGGACCTTATAGGCCAAATCCCTCGGCGTTGAGCCCTTCGGGAGAAGGTAGACGTGCGGCAGGACGTTGCCGAACTGGTCTGTGAGCTTGTTCTCGTCCTGAACCGGGTAAACTGGAATGAGGTTGAGCAACTCGAAGACTGCCCTGTTTATGACCTCCTGAACGCCGGTCGAGCCGAAGCGGTCGAGAACCTTCTCCTTAATCAGCTGAAGGGCCTTCTCCTGCTTGGGGTTCATCTTCTTGAGGATTTTGAAGTCACTTGAGCCGGGGATGTACTCGATGAAACCTGCTTTGGCTGCCTTCCTGAGGGTCAGCTCGGCGACCGCCGATGTGGGAACGACGATGTAGCCCCTCTTCTTTCCTTCCTCGATGAGCCTCTTTATCTGCTCGTCGCTCGCCGCGTCAGCCTTGTTGGCGGCTATTATTATCGGCTTGTTAATCTTCCTCAGCTCGCGGACGAAGGCGAGCAAATCCTCGTCGCTCCATTTAGTCGGGTCGCCGGGGAGGCTTACCTTGTGGATAGCTTCCCAGACGTCCCCCTCGGTTACGCCGATTCCCGAGAGGTGGTCTGCTATGGCCTGCTCTAATTTCATGTGCTGGAGCTTTATCCTTTTCGCGAACTTCTCCCAGCCCTTCTTGAGTATCCCGTAAATCCAGTAGTCTATCTCCCTCTCAAGGAACTCGATGTCCTCAACTGGGTCGTGGTAGTCGGTAGGTTGTCCTTCAGCGTCTGTCTTGCCGGTCGCGTCGATGACGTGGATTAAAGCAGAAGCCATTCTCAGGTCGTCGAGGAACTTGTTGCCCAGACCGCGCCCCTCGTGTGCTCCAGGGACGAGACCGGCAACGTCTATCATCTTTATTGGAATCAGGGCCTTTCCATCTTTGTACTCGTAGTTCTGGGGGTTCGGCTTACAGTTGAGCTCTTTGCAGGGGTGCTCGGCTATCGCGTAGGTGACCCCAACGTTCGCGTCTATCGTCGTGAACGGGTAGTTGGCTATGTCAACGTCAACGAGGGTGGCCGCTGAGAAGAAAGTCGACTTTCCAACGTTTGGCTTTCCGACGACACCTATCTCCATTTCTCCCACCGGGCCAAATTGGAAGGAGGGTTTTAAGGGATTACGGTTCGGCCCTAACTTTCATGAATTCAGAAGAACGTTAATTTTATTTAGATCGACTCTGAACTTTAGTCCGGCCATAACCGGCCATTAGGCAATAAAGTTAAAAGCACAAACGCCCTTAGAGATATCTGAACCCCTAAGGGGAGGTGAAGTCCTGTGAAATCCAAGGAGGAATTTAAAAAGATCTGGCGCAGGAAATTACAAGCGCTTCCGCTGATGCTTCTGTTGCTTGGAGGTATCATAGGATTCGGGCTTGGAGTAAATAACGAAGTCGCCAGTGCTTCAGAACCGGCAAGCTTCTTCTGGGCCGCTACCTACACGGCCGAGAAAAGCGAAGCACTATCCCTAGCTTACTCTGACTCAGGCCTTGCCTTCGTTGGTTGGCTCAACGGAGCTGGTGTTGACCACTCAAGCGCGTGGATAGTTAAGGTTAACGAGGATGGAAGCATAGCTTGGCAGAAGGCTGCCAGCGGCAACTATGGCCTCCGCGACATTGAGGCCGCAGGAGACGGGTACATAGCAGTCGGCTGGTTCAACGGGGCTGGTGTTTCCCAGAACGATGCTTGGATCGTTAAGTTTGATAAGGACGGAAACGTTGTGTGGCAGAAGGCCATCGGCGGTGAAGGAGACCAAAAGGCGATTGCCGTCTCTGGAGATTCATACGGAAACGCATTCGTTGGAAGCTACAACGGGTTCCCCTGGATAGCCACCATTGATGAGAACGGGGACATTAACTGGGAAGCCGTCCTTAAGGGTGAGGGCAACTACGGCTTCACCAACGTTCTCAAGGACTACAAGTACTACTACGCCGTCGGCTGGCTCAACGGCGCTCCACTAGTCGTTAAGTTCAGTCCCTCTGGAAGCAGGGCCTACTGGCAGAACGTTGTAGATGTCAACGGAAAGGCCGTCGCGATAACCCCTGCGACTAACGGAACAATTACCGCCGTGATCACAGAAGAGGGGACACTTCTAGTCAAGTTCCACTGGTATGGGGACCTCTTGTGGGAGAAGCTCTACAAGGGCGTCCAGATAAAGGATCTCTACACGGACGGTGACTACATCATTGCAGCCGGCGAGATGGAAGGAAAGGCACTCGTCATGAAGCTTGACGGGGACGGAAACGTCATCAAGGCCGTAACCTATGGTCCTGGGGCTTTCAACGGACTGGTACTGGGCGATGGAAAGGCCTTCCTCGCTGGAGTTATGGACGACAACGCCCTGGCCATGGCTGTCCCCGCTGGAGACCTCACTATCCCGGCATGCGGACTCGTTGCTCCGGTTGAGGTCACAGTCGAGGATGTTAACTTCAGCGTTAGTAAAGCAAACCTCGTCCTCACTCCTGTTGAGTCTGTCGTCACTGAAACGAACGCTGAGTTCGTCGAAACCACCGCGGAGTTCAACTCCATAAAGGCCGTAGCACCGGTTTTCAGCGTCTCAGATCCGGAGGGTGACGACCACGGGCCGGGAACATACACCTACCCGACCAACGCCGTCTTCAACCAGAGCGGGCTCTTTGACATAACTGGAATGGACGTTTACGAGACTCCGAACGAGTACGTCTTCTACTTCCACTTCAAGAACCTCGGTGGCAACCCGTGGGGCGGCACGAATGGCTTCAGCCTGCAGGTTATTGAAGCCTACTTCGACTTCAAGGAGGGTGGAAACACTTCGGCTATTAAGCTCGCTGAGGATAAGGGACCTGGTGCCAACGTGCAGCTCAACAGGCCTTGGGATGTTGCCTTCAGGATAACTGGCTGGACTTCAAAGCTCGTCCTTCCGGACATGAGTACCGTTGACATTGAGGCCACTGCAGACCTCCCGACCAACACCGTCATCGTTAAGGTTCCGAAGGAGTATCTCAACTTTACTCCTGAGGCCTTCTACGCTGTCCTCGTTGGCAGTCAGGATGGGTATGGTGTTGATGAGTGGCGTGATGTTCAGGTTGAGGCTGAGGAGTGGAGGATTGGTGGTGGTGACTCTGATGCCATCATAGCTGGCGTCGCCCCACGCGTCATGGACCTCCTCGTCCCAGAATGGTTCCACCCAACCCAGGAAGAGCAGCTGAGCGGTTATAACGCCGAAGCGGGTACCTTGGCTACTGTCAATATGGTACCAGTCTCTGAGAACTATGGTTTCATCACAGTCGAGTCCACCCCAAGTGGTGCTGAGGTCTACATTGACGGCGAAAAGGTTGGAACCACCCCGCTCAAGTATTACCTTGTCCCGGCTGGGGAGCACGAAGTCACTGTCAGCATGCCAAACTACCACGAGTACAAGGAGACCGTAACCGTGGAGCCCAAGAAAATCATCTCAGTCACTGCAACCCTTGAAATGAAGACTGGCATGCTTACGATTACCAGCGAGCCTACTGGTGCTGAGGTCTACATTGACGGCGAAAAGGTTGGCCAGACCCCGATAGAGAAGTTCGAACTTCCTGTTGGATCCCACAAGATCGTCATCAAGAAGGACGGCTACGAGGACAAGAGTCTCCTCATCTCAATCTCAGAAGGCGAAGAGAAGACTATCAATGTTGAGCTTTCCCCCAAGACCGGTATGCTCACTGTAACCACAGAGCCCAGCGGTGCTGAGGTCTACATTGACGGCCAGAAGGTTGGTACCACCCCGCTTGAGCAGTACGTCCTCCCAATCGGCAAGCACACCGTTGTCATCAAGAAGGAGGGCTACAAGGAGGAGACCCGTGAAGTTACAATCTCAGAAGACGAAGAGGAGACTCTTCACGTCGAGCTCACTTCGGAGACGGGTATGCTCACTGTAACCACAGAGCCCAGCGGTGCTGAGGTCTACATTGATGGTCAGAAGGTTGGAACGACGCCGCTTGAGAACTTTACCCTGCCAGTCGGCACTCACACCGTTGTTATCAAGAAGGAGGGGTACAAGGAAGAGACCCGTGAGGTTACGATCGAGGCAGGAAAAGAAGAAACTATTCACGTCGAGCTTTCCCCACTCCAGACCACTACTACCACAACTACTACGACCACTACAACTGGTTCTACCACTACTACGACCACTACTTCAGAGGGTGGCGGTGGAATCTGCGGTCCAGCGGCCCTGATAGGCCTCGCAATAATCCCACTCCTCCTCAGGAGGAGAAAGTGACCCTTTCCCTTTTCTTTCTGTTTCTTCTCTCTATCTCTTGATACAGAAGTGTGCCTTTTATGCCACCCCAAACTTTTTAAACCCCCAGTCCGTTTTTATACCCCGGTGGTGCATATCGTCCACCGTAATACTGCTTTCGACTTTTGAATTTCACGCGTTCTGCGCTTCTCGGTTAGCCTTTACTCCAGCACCACCGGCGTTGCTAAGATTTTTAAGCCGCCCTTCTGAGGGTATCCCATCTTTAGAAAACCAAAAGGGTGATGCCCATGCTTCCTAAGAACTACGACCCGAACGAAATTGAGCCCAAGTGGCAGAAGTTCTGGCTGGACGAGAAAATCTACAAGTACGAGCTCGACGAGAAGAGGCCGAGCTACGCGATAGACACCCCGCCCCCGTTCACTAGCGGAACCCTCCACCTCGGCCACGTTCTCAGCCACACCTGGATTGACATCATAGCCCGCTACAAGAGGATGACCGGCTACAACGTACTCTTCCCGCAGGGCTTTGACAACCATGGATTACCGACCGAGCTCAAGGTCGAGAAGGAGTTTGGAATAAGCAAGGACGAGCCCGAGAAGTTCCTCCAGAAGTGCGTTGAGTGGACCTGGCAGGCCATCGAGGCCATGCGCAACCAGTTCATAAGGATAGGCTACTCCGCCGACTGGGACCTTGAGTACCACACTATGGACGACTGGTACAAGGCGGCCGTGCAGAAGTCCCTCCTTGAGTTCTACAAGAAGGGCATGCTCTACCGCGACAAGCACCCGGTCTACTGGTGCCCGCGCTGTAGGACTAGTTTGGCCAAGGCAGAGGTCGGCTACGTCGAGGAGGAAGGCTTCCTCTACTACATCAAGCTCCCGCTTGCTGATGGTTCCGGCCACGTCCCGATAGCCACCACGAGGCCAGAGCTGATGCCCGCCTGTGTTGCCGTCTTCGTCCACCCGGACGACGAGCGCTACAAGGACGTGGTCGGCAAGAAGGTGAAGCTCCCGATATTCGAGAGGGAAGTACCGGTTATAGCCGACGAGGACGTTGACCCGAGCTTTGGAACCGGAGCGGTCTACAACTGTACCTACGGTGACGAGCAGGACGTCGTCTGGCAGAAGCGCTACAACCTGCCGGTCATCATAGCCATCAACGAGGACGGTACGATGAACGAGAACGCCGGGCCGTACGCTGGCCTCAAGACCGAGGAGGCGAGAAAGAAGATAGCCGAAGACCTCGAAAAGATGGGTCTCCTCTACAAGAAGGAGAAGATAAGGCATCGCGTCCTCAGGCACACCGAGAGGAGCTCCTGTATGGCGCCCATCGAGCTGCTCCCCAAGACCCAGTGGTTCATCAAGGTGAAGGACTTCACCGACGAGATAGTGAAGGTCGCCGAGCAGATCAACTGGTATCCAGAGGACATGTTCCTCCGCCTCAAGGACTGGGCCGAGAGCATGGACTGGGACTGGGTCATAAGCAGGCAGCGCGTTTTCGGCACGCCGATTCCCTTCTGGGTCTGTAAGAACGGCCACGTGGTTCCGGCAAAGGAGGAAGACCTCCCCGTTGACCCGCGCTTCGACAAGCCGCCCGTGGAGAAGTGCCCGGTCTGCGGTGCCGAGCTTGAGCCGGTAACAGATGTCCTCGACTGCTGGGTTGACTCAAGCATAACCCCGCTGATAATCAGCAAGTGGCACGAGGCGATCAAGGGCAACGAAGAGGCCAAGCGCTGGTTCGAGCACAACTTCCCGACCGCCCTCAGGCCACAGGGAACCGACATCATCAGGACGTGGGCGTTCTACACGATATTCAGGACCTACATACTCACCGGCGAGAAGCCTTGGAATGATGTTCTCATCAACGGAATGGTTGCCGGCCCGGACGGCAGGAAGATGAGCAAGAGCTACGGCAACGTTGTAGCGCCAGACGAGGTCATTCCAAAGTACGGAGCCGACGCCCTGAGGCTCTGGACCGCTTTAGCGCCGCCCGGAGAGGACCACCCGTTCAAGTGGGAGACCGTTGACTACAACTACCGCTTCCTCCAGAAGGTCTGGAACATCTACCGCTTCGCCGAGAGGCACCTGAGCGACTTCGACCCGGCCAAAGCGCCCGAGGAGCTCGAACCGCTCGACCGCTGGATACTCAGCAGGCTCCACAGGCTCATCAAGTTCGCCACCGAGGAGATGGAGCGCTACCGTTTCAACCTGCTCACCAGGGAGCTGATGACCTTCGTCTGGCACGAGGTCGCTGACGACTACCTTGAGATGATCAAGTACCGCCTCTACGGCGACGACGAGGAGAGCAAGCTCAAGGCTAAGGCGGCGCTCTACGAGCTGCTCTACAACATAATGCTCCTGCTCGCTCCATTCGTTCCGCACATCACCGAGGAGCTCTACCAGAACCTCTTCCGCGAGCGCGTTGGAGCGAAGAGCGTGCACCTCCTCGACTGGCCGAAGTTCAAGCCCGAGCGGATTGACGAGGAAGCTGAGAAGCTCGGCGAACTCGCGAGGGAGATAGTCGGTGCAATGAGGCGCTACAAGAACAGCCACGGCTTAGCTCTCAACGCCAATCTCAAGCACGTGGCCATCTACGCCACCGACAGCTACGACAGGCTCAAGGCCATCGAGAAGGACATAGCGGGAACTATGAACATCGAGAGGCTGGAAATAATCAGGGGCGAGCCCGAACTCGAGGAGCGCATCACCGAGATAAAGCCCAACTTCAAGACCGTCGGCCCGCGCTACGGAAAGCTCGTGCCGAAGATCACCGCCTACCTCAAGGAGAACGCCGAGGAAGTCGCCAGAGCCCTCAAGGAGACCGGAAAGGTCGAGTTCGAGGTTAATGGAGAAAAGGTCGAACTCGGCAAGGAGGACATCGTGCTCAGAAAGGCCGTGTTCAGCGAGGGTGAAGAAGTAGAAACGGCAGTCGTCGAGGACGCGGTTATAGTGTTCTTCTGAACCCTACTTTTTTTTATTTGGTGGTACCGTAAGTTACTTACGGGGGCATAAGTCGAGGATCAGCTTTTCAACACAGTCGCCACAACAGAATCTGCTATTTTGTATCTCTCGTCTTTCGAAAAATTTAGGTGATTAACTCAGCAGTTGTAGCACAGCATCGCGGCCTTCTTGAGGAGGATGACCCTGTAGAGCTTGCCGTTGATTATCCTCGGGGTGGAAAGCTTGTTGAGGTGCTGCATCCTCTTTCTCTCAAGAGCAATCAGGTCTAGCTCCCTAAGCACCTTCACGAAGTCCTCCCAGCGGATTTTGAGCCAGCTGGAGTAATATTCGAACAGCTCCTTCTCCACGACGCGGTAAGTCTTGCCGTCCACCCTGTACCTGACTGCCCTCTTTGGAAGCTCCTTCCTCAGGCGCCAGCGGGCGTGTAACGGTTCCTGGAACTCGTAAACGGCCTCGTCCATTGGCTTCCCTTCAACCATCATCTTGAGGATTATGCCGAGGATTCTGTTTATCCTGTCGGGAACGCCGGTAACGTCGCCCCTGAGGACTATCTTCCTTCGCCTGACTTTTATTCCGGCCCTTTCAAGCTCCTCGCCAATTTTGGGGGTCAGCTTTTTGTCGTGGCCTGTGTCAACTATCCCGCCGATTACGAAGGCCCTAACCTCAAAGTCTTCCTCGCTCAGAACTTCGTCTGCCCAGGGGTCGAGGAGAACTACCTCGTCTATTCCCTTCTCCTTCAAAAACTCGGCAGTCGGACCCTTGTAGGCGGTAATCCTGT is a genomic window of Thermococcus guaymasensis DSM 11113 containing:
- a CDS encoding redox-regulated ATPase YchF produces the protein MEIGVVGKPNVGKSTFFSAATLVDVDIANYPFTTIDANVGVTYAIAEHPCKELNCKPNPQNYEYKDGKALIPIKMIDVAGLVPGAHEGRGLGNKFLDDLRMASALIHVIDATGKTDAEGQPTDYHDPVEDIEFLEREIDYWIYGILKKGWEKFAKRIKLQHMKLEQAIADHLSGIGVTEGDVWEAIHKVSLPGDPTKWSDEDLLAFVRELRKINKPIIIAANKADAASDEQIKRLIEEGKKRGYIVVPTSAVAELTLRKAAKAGFIEYIPGSSDFKILKKMNPKQEKALQLIKEKVLDRFGSTGVQEVINRAVFELLNLIPVYPVQDENKLTDQFGNVLPHVYLLPKGSTPRDLAYKVHTDLGRTFLYAVNARTKKRVGEDYELQFNDIIKIVATAK
- a CDS encoding PEGA domain-containing protein; this translates as MKSKEEFKKIWRRKLQALPLMLLLLGGIIGFGLGVNNEVASASEPASFFWAATYTAEKSEALSLAYSDSGLAFVGWLNGAGVDHSSAWIVKVNEDGSIAWQKAASGNYGLRDIEAAGDGYIAVGWFNGAGVSQNDAWIVKFDKDGNVVWQKAIGGEGDQKAIAVSGDSYGNAFVGSYNGFPWIATIDENGDINWEAVLKGEGNYGFTNVLKDYKYYYAVGWLNGAPLVVKFSPSGSRAYWQNVVDVNGKAVAITPATNGTITAVITEEGTLLVKFHWYGDLLWEKLYKGVQIKDLYTDGDYIIAAGEMEGKALVMKLDGDGNVIKAVTYGPGAFNGLVLGDGKAFLAGVMDDNALAMAVPAGDLTIPACGLVAPVEVTVEDVNFSVSKANLVLTPVESVVTETNAEFVETTAEFNSIKAVAPVFSVSDPEGDDHGPGTYTYPTNAVFNQSGLFDITGMDVYETPNEYVFYFHFKNLGGNPWGGTNGFSLQVIEAYFDFKEGGNTSAIKLAEDKGPGANVQLNRPWDVAFRITGWTSKLVLPDMSTVDIEATADLPTNTVIVKVPKEYLNFTPEAFYAVLVGSQDGYGVDEWRDVQVEAEEWRIGGGDSDAIIAGVAPRVMDLLVPEWFHPTQEEQLSGYNAEAGTLATVNMVPVSENYGFITVESTPSGAEVYIDGEKVGTTPLKYYLVPAGEHEVTVSMPNYHEYKETVTVEPKKIISVTATLEMKTGMLTITSEPTGAEVYIDGEKVGQTPIEKFELPVGSHKIVIKKDGYEDKSLLISISEGEEKTINVELSPKTGMLTVTTEPSGAEVYIDGQKVGTTPLEQYVLPIGKHTVVIKKEGYKEETREVTISEDEEETLHVELTSETGMLTVTTEPSGAEVYIDGQKVGTTPLENFTLPVGTHTVVIKKEGYKEETREVTIEAGKEETIHVELSPLQTTTTTTTTTTTTGSTTTTTTTSEGGGGICGPAALIGLAIIPLLLRRRK
- a CDS encoding valine--tRNA ligase, with translation MLPKNYDPNEIEPKWQKFWLDEKIYKYELDEKRPSYAIDTPPPFTSGTLHLGHVLSHTWIDIIARYKRMTGYNVLFPQGFDNHGLPTELKVEKEFGISKDEPEKFLQKCVEWTWQAIEAMRNQFIRIGYSADWDLEYHTMDDWYKAAVQKSLLEFYKKGMLYRDKHPVYWCPRCRTSLAKAEVGYVEEEGFLYYIKLPLADGSGHVPIATTRPELMPACVAVFVHPDDERYKDVVGKKVKLPIFEREVPVIADEDVDPSFGTGAVYNCTYGDEQDVVWQKRYNLPVIIAINEDGTMNENAGPYAGLKTEEARKKIAEDLEKMGLLYKKEKIRHRVLRHTERSSCMAPIELLPKTQWFIKVKDFTDEIVKVAEQINWYPEDMFLRLKDWAESMDWDWVISRQRVFGTPIPFWVCKNGHVVPAKEEDLPVDPRFDKPPVEKCPVCGAELEPVTDVLDCWVDSSITPLIISKWHEAIKGNEEAKRWFEHNFPTALRPQGTDIIRTWAFYTIFRTYILTGEKPWNDVLINGMVAGPDGRKMSKSYGNVVAPDEVIPKYGADALRLWTALAPPGEDHPFKWETVDYNYRFLQKVWNIYRFAERHLSDFDPAKAPEELEPLDRWILSRLHRLIKFATEEMERYRFNLLTRELMTFVWHEVADDYLEMIKYRLYGDDEESKLKAKAALYELLYNIMLLLAPFVPHITEELYQNLFRERVGAKSVHLLDWPKFKPERIDEEAEKLGELAREIVGAMRRYKNSHGLALNANLKHVAIYATDSYDRLKAIEKDIAGTMNIERLEIIRGEPELEERITEIKPNFKTVGPRYGKLVPKITAYLKENAEEVARALKETGKVEFEVNGEKVELGKEDIVLRKAVFSEGEEVETAVVEDAVIVFF
- the trm10 gene encoding tRNA (guanine(9)-/adenine(9)-N1)-methyltransferase, encoding MKTLAEVFREALREKGIESIGTLSKRFRKSKNKLQDIAVEIVHGKGAIFRVPEKTAVAWDLSGKRVEGSYYAYAPLCMMEKFEPVLTPEELRSRLPEWPYFIIDLQLWDKHTQKEKGKVCLQINQSYGLLRDYFTGGELAVTWAGEEFRSMFHGPLDRITAYKGPTAEFLKEKGIDEVVLLDPWADEVLSEEDFEVRAFVIGGIVDTGHDKKLTPKIGEELERAGIKVRRRKIVLRGDVTGVPDRINRILGIILKMMVEGKPMDEAVYEFQEPLHARWRLRKELPKRAVRYRVDGKTYRVVEKELFEYYSSWLKIRWEDFVKVLRELDLIALERKRMQHLNKLSTPRIINGKLYRVILLKKAAMLCYNC